The proteins below come from a single Drosophila suzukii chromosome X, CBGP_Dsuzu_IsoJpt1.0, whole genome shotgun sequence genomic window:
- the LOC108015106 gene encoding uncharacterized protein — translation MEGQDTSRQFSGSPGSSFSGEASKLGLLARLDRLLRRWLPGYSFIRGKRRSSSETSVAGESSQSNRRAYGRRGRRGDRQEVYLDTGIAKSEFCVQLETLLRNKLLKKQQELALEQQERSREKERVLSNPLEHQ, via the coding sequence ATGGAGGGTCAGGACACCAGTCGTCAGTTCTCCGGCAGCCCAGGGAGCAGCTTCAGCGGGGAGGCCTCCAAGCTGGGACTCCTGGCCCGGCTGGACCGCCTGCTCCGCCGCTGGCTGCCTGGATACAGTTTCATTCGCGGCAAGCGTCGCTCCTCATCGGAGACCTCGGTGGCCGGCGAATCCTCCCAGAGCAACCGGCGAGCATACGGACGTAGGGGCAGGCGGGGCGACAGGCAGGAGGTCTACCTGGACACGGGCATTGCCAAGTCGGAGTTCTGCGTTCAGCTGGAGACCCTGCTGCGCAACAAGCTGCTCAAGAAGCAGCAGGAACTGGCCTTGGAACAGCAGGAGAGGAGCCGCGAGAAGGAGCGGGTGCTCAGCAATCCCCTCGAGCACCAGTAG
- the Rpp21 gene encoding uncharacterized protein Rpp21, which produces MSKDNKKKLLAQRHVSSRMNFLFQASNLMAEGHRTKLAAYYGKLCRNVGTKAVMHMAPALKRSLCKRCSLPLLPGVNTELQVAEAPKEVAVTPFPQKEAPSNGGAKTKKKRHRRQRKKPKRRSENGDTGNNREPQPEIHNETEPISLYLKCSLCHSQRSFPADNQRDCWLEQSQSVVQVVSLPGENGQR; this is translated from the exons ATGAGTAAGGACAACAAGAAGAAGCTGCTGGCCCAGCGCCACGTCTCCTCGCGAATGAACTTCCTCTTCCAGGCGTCCAATTTAATGGCGGAAGGCCATCGGACCAAGCTAGCCGCCTACTACGGGAAGCTTTGCCGGAACGTGGGCACCAAAGCCGTGATGCACAT GGCTCCTGCCTTGAAGCGCTCCCTCTGCAAGCGCTGTTCCCTGCCCCTGCTGCCCGGGGTGAACACGGAGCTGCAGGTGGCCGAAGCACCCAAGGAAGTAGCGGTGACTCCTTTTCCGCAGAAGGAGGCTCCTTCAAACGGGGGAGCCAAGACCAAGAAGAAGCGCCATCGAAGGCAGCGCAAGAAGCCCAAGAGGAGAAGCGAAAACGGAGATACCGGGAACAACCGGGAGCCTCAGCCAGAAATCCACAATGAAACCGAACCAATCTCTCTGTATTTGAAGTGCTCACTGTGCCACAGCCAGCGAAGCTTTCCGGCGGACAATCAAAGAGATTGCTGGCTGGAGCAGTCGCAATCCGTGGTGCAAGTCGTGTCTCTCCCTGGAGAAAACGGTCAGCGATAA
- the LOC108015298 gene encoding mitochondrial tRNA-specific 2-thiouridylase 1, with translation MIRKVVVGVSGGVDSAVSAHLLAERGFNVLGVFMRNWDELDEAGRCSGEADLKDAEWACRLLGVELRQVNYVREYWTAVFSQFLDDYQQGLTPNPDILCNRHIKFDLFHKHVLENLGYDAVATGHYARNSLGNFLEGIASQKEARLLIPADTFKDQTFFLAGIPQRALQRTMFPLGDLQKSQVKQLATKIGLQRLANKRESTGICFVGKRNFKDFIKEYITSKKGPFLDIDSGAVVGHHDGIHQWTVGQRCRLSSFLQPYFVAGKEPTSNTIYVAAGHDHPALLSTHINIDPPNWLCSTSQRRLTDKGNLRCRFRFQHTKPLVGCQLRISPKNHFQVLLDAPLRAITPGQFAVFYDDTACLGSARILSADPLKKNIEAQQNQVGNLVS, from the exons ATGATCCGCAAAGTAGTGGTGGGCGTGTCGGGGGGCGTGGACAGCGCCGTCAGCGCCCACCTGTTGGCAGAACGAGGATTCAACGTCCTGGGCGTCTTCATGCGGAACTGGGATGAACTGGACGAAGCGGGTCGCTGTAGCGGGGAGGCAGATCTCAAGGACGCGGAGTGGGCTTGCCGGCTCCTGGGCGTGGAGCTGCGCCAGGTGAACTACGTGCGCGAGTACTGGACGGCGGTGTTCAGCCAGTTCCTGGATGATTACCAACAAGGATTGACCCCCAATCCGGACATCCTGTGCAATCGCCACATCAAGTTCGACCTCTTCCACAAGCACGTCCTGGAGAACCTCGGCTACGACGCCGTGGCCACAGGTCACTATGCCCGCAACAGCCTTGGCAACTTTCTGGAGGGGATTGCGAGCCAAAAGGAAGCCCGTTTGCTAATACCCGCCGATACCTTCAAGGACCAGACATTTTTCCTGGCCGGGATCCCCCAAAGGGCTCTGCAGCGCACCATGTTTCCCTTGGGAGATTTGCAAAAAAGCCAGGTTAAGCAATTGGCCACCAAGATCGGGCTCCAACGACTGGCCAACAAAAGAGAGAGCACGGGCATCTGTTTCGTTGGCAAGCGCAACTTTAAGGACTTTATAAAGGAG TACATCACTTCAAAAAAAGGACCCTTTCTAGACATCGATAGTGGAGCTGTGGTTGGCCACCACGACGGCATCCATCAGTGGACGGTGGGCCAACGTTGCCGTCTGAGTTCCTTCCTGCAGCCCTACTTCGTGGCCGGAAAAGAGCCCACCAGCAATACCATCTATGTGGCGGCTGGCCACGACCACCCCGCCCTCCTAAGCACTCACATAAACATCGATCCACCCAACTGGCTGTGTTCCACGTCCCAACGAAGGCTTACTGACAAGGGCAACTTGCGGTGTCGTTTCCGATTCCAGCACACCAAACCCCTGGTGGGCTGCCAACTGAGGATCTCTCCAAAAAACCACTTCCAAGTCCTGTTGGACGCTCCCCTGAGAGCTATTACGCCTGGACAATTTGCTGTGTTCTATGACGACACCGCATGCTTGGGTTCAGCCCGCATTCTGAGCGCTGATCCGCTTAAGAAAAACATAGAGGCACAGCAGAACCAGGTTGGAAATCTAGTTAGCTGA
- the LOC108015408 gene encoding uncharacterized protein isoform X1, whose translation MTRNAAVSGDEPDEEQTSADGAEGEDQESQDREEQDQVEQPVDGGQHLNREQQPSTEQRRQRPRKKLTTPQEKQPQRSAATAHLEQADADADTDSSSCEGMLSHQQRSTRVSYAQSHVQEEDLDDYDYDEEEEEDDGEEEEESYDDYEQSSKPGGRRPPPRTALSVRSRRKTKTRQISYAPSDLELGIGDGANLIEGESLDKRRCISKGQMREFREAFRLFDKDGDGCITKEELGTVMRSLGQFARVEELQEMLQEIDVDGDGNVSFEEFVDILSNMTYEDKSGLSSADQEERELRDAFRVFDKHNRGYITASDLRAVLQCLGEDLDEEDIEDMIKEVDVDGDGRIDFYEFVHALGEPEDSQENDDEEENTTSPLPTPKSAISLSYD comes from the exons ATG ACGAGAAACGCGGCTGTAAGTGGCGATGAACCCGACGAGGAGCAGACGTCAGCGGATGGCGCCGAGGGGGAGGATCAAGAAAGCCAGGATCGGGAGGAGCAGGACCAGGTCGAACAGCCGGTGGATGGTGGCCAACACCTCAACAGGGAGCAGCAGCCATCGACAGAGCAGCGCCGTCAGAGGCCGCGAAAGAAACTAACGACGCCCCAGGAAAAGCAACCACAACGAAGTGCTGCCACTGCGCATTTGGAACAGGCGGATGCAGATGCGGATACGGATTCCAGCTCCTGCGAGGGCATGCTGAGCCACCAGCAGAGGAGCACGCGGGTCAGCTACGCACAAAGCCACGTGCAGGAGGAGGACCTGGACGACTACGACtacgacgaggaggaggaggaggacgacggcgaggaggaggaggagtccTACGACGACTACGAACAGTCCTCAAAGCCCGGAGGTCGACGTCCTCCTCCGCGGACCGCCTTGAGTGTCCGCAGCAGACGCAAGACGAAAACCCGTCAGATATCCTATGCCCCCTCGGACTTGGAGCTGGGAATCGGCGACGGGGCGAACCTGATCGAAGGCGAGTCCCTGGACAAGCGCCGGTGCATCTCGAAGGGACAGATGCGGGAGTTCCGCGAGGCTTTTCGGCTGTTCGACAAGGACGGCGATGGCTGCATCACCAAGGAGGAGCTGGGCACTGTGATGCGATCGTTGGGTCAGTTTGCCAGGGTCGAGGAGCTGCAGGAGATGTTGCAGGAGATCGACGTGGATG GCGATGGGAACGTGAGTTTCGAGGAGTTCGTTGATATCCTGTCGAACATGACATATGAAGACAAGTCGGGCCTGTCCTCCGCCGATCAGGAGGAGCGGGAATTGAGGGACGCCTTCCGCGTTTTCGATAAGCACAATCGGGGATATATCACAGCATCCGACTTGCGAGCGGTACTGCAGTGTCTGGGCGAAGATCTCGACGAGGAGGACA TCGAGGACATGATCAAGGAGGTGGATGTGGATGGCGATGGGCGCATCGATTTCTACGAGTTCGTTCACGCTTTGGGGGAACCGGAGGATTCCCAAGAGAACGACGACGAGGAGGAGAATACCACATCGCCGCTGCCCACGCCGAAATCGGCCATTTCTCTCAGTTACGACTAA
- the Cdc45 gene encoding cell division control protein 45 homolog, translated as MFVQDLRNDFYRQLVGKRILIVVNYDIDAICASRILQALFKYDHMLYTVVPIMGVTGLKRAYGEHQGDVKFVVLVNCGGCVDIVELLQPAEDVTFFICDSHRPLDVCNIYSDRQVCILGDASLEENIPAFETIFYDSEGEEDDEEGESSDQEQQNNDSGAGESDQEDQAPRGHKLSRLERHEQRILKQRARRQWESERDRIMFEYTQFSYYGRSAALLVFELAWKLSKDNMDLLWWAIVGITEQLLLGKIESGSYTLELEQIQSHVSRLTNKTNDQNTMSASKICFENDLHLVLYRHWPVTESMRYSRYASCQLKLWTLRGEKRLHELLLEMGLPLVHARQTYGAMDLVLRKEFYSMVERLAEKYDIPDIVYGTFTLSYGYRSRYAAADYVYALLAIMESVKKHKTPEDCFLEASDALSRQHKHLLSAGIDQAKLLHAAVFRQVQSSLEARQVHSAGSFFYYVLQEEHAFFSYPYALGLLARFLLRGHVATSRARQAPDLPLIASCPLDAAQGMCLLVGIAPVREDSPRNFFGKAFEQAAQKSGVALLQDFFEPAVVQLRQSDLTRFLDALTVLLT; from the exons ATGTTTGTCCAGGATCTGCGCAACGACTTCTACCGCCAGCTGGTGGGCAAGCGTATCCTGATCGTGGTCAACTACGACATCGATGCCATCTGCGCCAGCCGCATCCTGCAGGCCCTGTTCAAGTACGACCACATGCTCTACACGGTGGTGCCCATAATGGGAGTTACGGGTCTGAAGAGGGCCTACGGGGAGCACCAGGGCGACGTGAAGTTCGTGGTGCTGGTCAACTGCGGCGGCTGCGTGGACATCGTGGAGCTCCTGCAGCCGGCCGAGGACGTGACCTTCTTCATCTGCGACTCGCATCGCCCCTTGGATGTCTGCAACATCTACAGCGATCGGCAGGTGTGCATCCTGGGGGATGCCTCCTTGGAGGAGAACATCCCAGCCTTCGAGACCATTTTCTACGACTCTGAGGGGGAGGAGGACGACGAGGAGGGCGAGTCCTCCGACCAGGAGCAACAGAACAACGACAGTGGCGCCGGGGAATCGGATCAGGAGGATCAGGCTCCGAGGGGCCACAAGCTCAGCCGCCTGGAGCGGCACGAGCAGCGCATCCTGAAGCAGCGAGCCCGCCGACAATGGGAGTCTGAGCGCGACAGGATCATGTTCGAGTATACACAGTTTAGCTACTATGGCAGGTCCGCCGCTCTGCTGGTTTTCGAGCTGGCCTGGAAGCTCTCGAAGGACAACATGGACCTCCTCTGGTGGGCCATCGTGGGCATCACCGAGCAGCTGCTGCTGGGCAAGATCGAGAGCGGATCGTACACCCTGGAACTGGAGCAGATTCAGTCGCATGTGTCGCGGCTAACGAACAAAACAAATGACCAGAACACGATGAGTGCCTCCAAGATTTGCTTCGAGAATGACTTGCATCTGGTTTTGTACCGACACTGGCCCGTCACGGAGTCCATGAG GTATTCCCGCTACGCCTCATGCCAACTGAAACTATGGACCCTGCGCGGCGAGAAGAGACTGCACGAACTCCTACTCGAGATGGGATTGCCCTTGGTGCACGCACGCCAAACGTACGGAGCCATGGACCTGGTGCTGCGCAAGGAGTTCTACTCGATGGTGGAGCGGCTGGCAGAGAAGTACGACATACCGGACATTGTTTACGGAACCTTCACACTCAGCTACGGCTACCGCAGCAGATATGCCGCGGCGGACTACGTGTACGCCCTGCTCGCCATCATGGAGTCGGTGAAGAAGCACAAGACGCCGGAGGATTGCTTTCTCGAGGCCTCCGACGCCTTGAGTCGTCAGCACAAGCACCTCTTGTCCGCGGGAATCGACCAGGCGAAACTCCTGCACGCCGCTGTTTTTAGACAGGTGCAGAGCAGCCTGGAGGCACGCCAAGTGCACTCGGCTGGCTCCTTCTTCTACTACGTTCTGCAGGAGGAGCACGCCTTCTTTTCGTACCCGTATGCCCTGGGGCTGCTGGCGCGATTCCTTTTGCGCGGTCATGTGGCAACGAGTAGAGCTAGGCAGGCTCCGGACTTGCCGCTGATCGCCAGCTGTCCTTTGGACGCCGCGCAGGGCATGTGCTTGCTGGTCGGGATCGCCCCGGTTAGGGAGGATTCGCCGCGGAATTTCTTCGGCAAGGCCTTCGAGCAGGCGGCACAAAAGAGCGGGGTTGCCCTGCTGCAGGATTTCTTTGAGCCTGCGGTGGTGCAGCTCCGGCAAAGCGACCTCACCCGCTTTCTGGACGCTCTCACCGTGCTTCTCACATGA
- the LOC108015297 gene encoding gamma-butyrobetaine dioxygenase: protein MLSCRQQISRLLFRNASTLARVQAAGYVEVQEEQGDLLRYPQVWLRDNCQCAECFHTATRARKSHWERGPLNIQVSQVAYNQEKEQLEVLWQDKHKSAFDISWLRERDFGEAARKRYLEEVYKPSAQLWGKSEFEAVRREFQYQDVIHQDAVLRDWLEALAVQGFAILKGAPNDINVAKHLAKRIGYIKRTTYGDVFEVKSKPNAGNYAYLMTPLPLHTDMPYYEYKAGINILHTLVQSESSGGANTLTDGFNVASQLQKLHPEHFEVLRSVPVNWFDIGHDGDDAKPFHSLWRAPVICLDVDGRITRINQNTTKRDSRFSISLEQAVSWYKAYDKFLETAQSEAVEFKTQAGDVFVFNNLRMLHGRTAYEDAPGNKRHLVGAYVDWDIIYSKLRTLKFPNAKD from the exons ATGCTGAGCTGTAGACAACAAATTTCCCGGTTGCTTTTCCGGAATGCGAGTACACTAGCTCGTGTGCAGGCCGCGGGCTATGTGGAAGTCCAGGAAGAGCAAGGCGATCTCCTGAGGTACCCGCAGGTTTGGCTAAGAGACAACTGCCAGTGTGCCGAGTGCTTCCACACCGCCACGAGGGCCAGGAAAAGCCACTGGGAGCGTGGGCCGCTGAATATCCAAGTGTCCCAAGTGGCCTACAACCAGGAGAAGGAGCAGTTGGAAGTCCTCTGGCAGGATAAGCACAAGAGCGCCTTCGATATAAGCTGGCTAAGAGAAAGGGACTTTGGGGAGGCTGCCAGAAAGCGTTACTTGGAAGAGGTATACAAACCAAGCGCACAACTCTGGGGAAAGTCTGAATTCGAGGCTGTGAGAAGGGAGTTCCAATACCAGGACGTTATCCACCAGGATGCAGTACTTAGGGATTGGCTGGAGGCACTGGCAGTCCAGGGATTCGCTATCCTGAAAGGAGCTCCCAACGACATAAATGTGGCCAAGCATTTGGCCAAAAGGATTGGCTACATAAAGCGCACCACTTACGG TGATGTATTCGAGGTTAAATCCAAACCAAATGCGGGGAACTACGCATATTTAATGACTCCCCTGCCGCTTCACACTGACATGCCGTACTACGAGTACAAGGCGGGCATCAACATCCTGCACACTCTCGTCCAATCGGAGTCAAGTGGTGGAGCGAATACCCTCACGGACGGCTTCAACGTGGCCTCTCAGTTGCAGAAACTGCATCCTGAGCATTTCGAGGTACTCAGATCGGTGCCAGTGAACTGGTTTGACATTGGACACGATGGCGATGACGCCAAGCCCTTTCACAGCCTGTGGAGAGCGCCGGTGATTTGTCTGGATGTGGATGGCAGGATCACGAGAATCAATCAGAACACCACCAAGCGCGACAGCCGCTTCTCCATTTCTTTGGAGCAGGCCGTGTCCTGGTACAAGGCCTATGACAAATTCCTGGAGACCGCCCAATCCGAGGCCGTGGAATTCAAAACACAAGCCGGCGATGTCTTCGTGTTCAACAATCTGCGCATGTTGCACGGAAGAACGGCCTACGAGGATGCGCCAGGTAACAAGCGTCACTTGGTGGGCGCCTACGTCGACTGGGACATTATTTACTCCAAACTGCGAACCCTGAAGTTCCCTAATGCCAAAGACTAG
- the LOC108015408 gene encoding uncharacterized protein isoform X2 yields MSLAFFKQLPDGSYIRLSDEKYRPMAALKLVKDSLTGAYRVLPQTPSPPNGVSKPIQPLNVVLGLIQDPPKQPPPLTPIRGPPQQHPLSLKVQQSSAAGSVSDFRELFFRPIPDHSKEDPQPMEVDQPSSSGGVFGVKAPVYSPFAQLPKPLPPLVKVGSSLHSGNVSNAKGTSAGVLILKPKSYIFKPNNNNLHMRSVLRPIQEEAKRHSPLRKIEELLASGQVIKLGSRNKPPKPIPSPLCQADNDPKQPEEQKPLICGGFDSSKIMTMEEIEDELRNPLRDDWMTWSSMSEEINDLVQNRFEMERNMEALERIVEKL; encoded by the exons ATGAGTCtcgcattttttaaacagtTGCCGGATGGATCTTATATCCGCTTGTCAGATGAGAAATATAGACCCATGGCTGCCCTAAAACTTGTTAAAGATTCTTTAACTGGTGCTTATAGGGTGCTTCCCCAAACACCAAGCCCCCCAAATGGTGTTTCTAAACCCATTCAACCCCTGAATGTCGTTCTCGGACTCATTCAAGATCCCCCAAAACAACCTCCACCACTGAC GCCGATTCGTGGACCCCCGCAACAACATCCACTATCGCTGAAAGTCCAGCAGTCATCTGCCGCCGGAAGTGTATCTGATTTTAGAGAACTATTTTTTAGGCCTATTCCAGACCATTCGAAAGAAGATCCACAACCGATGGAAGTCGATCAGCCATCGTCCTCCGGGGGCGTATTTGGTGTTAAGGCTCCAGTTTATAGTCCCTTTGCACAACTTCCGAAACCACTTCCGCCACTGGTGAAAGTCGGGTCGTCATTGCACTCCGGAAACGTATCTAATGCTAAGGGGACTTCGGCGGGCGTTTTGATCCTAAAGCCAAAGAGCTATATTTTTAAacccaacaacaacaacctaCATATGAGAAGTGTACTAAGGCCCATTCAAGAAGAAGCCAAACGGCATTCGCCACTAAGGAAAATCGAGGAGCTATTAGCTTCGGGGCAGGTGATTAAACTCGGTTCGAGGaacaagccgcccaagccAATCCCGAGCCCGCTCTGCCAGGCTGATAACGATCCAAAGCAGCCCGAAGAGCAGAAACCGCTTATATGCGGGGGGTTCGACAGCTCAAAGATTATGACCATGGAGGAAATCGAGGACGAGCTCCGGAATCCGCTCAGGGATGATTGGATGACTTGGTCGTCGATGAGCGAGGAGATCAACGACCTTGTCCAGAACCGTTTCGAAATGGAAAGA AACATGGAGGCGTTGGAACGCATTGTAGAGAAACTTTAA